The Arcanobacterium pinnipediorum genome includes the window GCCCGAGATGCTCCCAACCCAGGTTCTTTCGTCACTTATCGACAACAACGCTTCGGCCGTCGTCGTCATTAACGACGATGAAACAATTGCCGGATGGGTAACCCAACGTGACTTGGTACGCCTGATCCATAAGCAACAGCGTGCTGCGCTGTCTGCTATCGAAAACGAATCATCGTTCGGCTCGCGCTGGTTGATGAAACATCCACAGGGATTGCGACCACGCCGGATCGAGAGCATACGAGCACGTAGCAGGCGTAAGAAGAATCAATGACACTGCCTGACGGCGGCTAACCATCTGTGGTGAAGTAGCGCACTTTCTACTGCACAACTCATGTAGTTGAAGATCAAAGTAATATCCTGATGCTATGGGTTTTATCGCGATAACGACGTGCTGTACGTGTTGTGACACGTACAGTCTCGCGGTCTCCCCTAGCACGCTTATATAGCGTTGCGTATTTTCCTATGTACCGATTGAGGCTGAGCTAGGCCTCTCGGTAGTCCTTCTCAGCCTGCTGTTTTGAGAAGGAATCTCATGAATAACAACATTGTTAGAAACCACCGTAGCCGCAGTTTCGTTCTCACAACCATTAGTGCTCTGATGATGCTCCTAGTTGCCTGCTCTCCTAGCATTACTTCAACACCGCTTCCACAGCAAGGCTCACCTTCTAGTGAGGTCTCACCTGCCAACTCCACCAACTTTCGTAGCCTAAAAGAAATTCAAGACTCCGCAACGATACGCATCGGCATTTTCTCCGATAAAGCACCGTTTGGATCGGTGAACTCTGAAGGTGAATACGTGGGATATGACGTAGAATTTGGCAAACGGATCGGACAAGACCTAGGTGTTGACGTCGAATGGGTTCCAGTCGAAGCCGCATCACGCGTCGAATTCCTTGAATCTGGAAAAGTAGATATAATTCTCGCTAACTTCACTGTCACTAATGAGCGAGCAGAAAAAGTAGATTTTGCCGACCCTTACATGAAAGTGGCGCTGGGTGTCGCCACTCCGCAAAATAACCCCTTAACTGTCGCGAAAGACATCGATAAGCGCAACGTCGTCGTCGTTAAAGGAACCACCGCCGATACATTCCTTGCCAAAAATTATCCGAACCTTAAGGTCACCAAGTTTGAGCAGTACACTGAAGTGACAAACGCACTTGCAGACGGCCGCGCGGACGCTTGGGTAACTGACAATACTGAAGCGCTTGCCTGGACTGGTCAAACATCTGATTGGGTCACGTCGATCGATAATTTTGGCGAGGAGTCCTATATCGCTCCTGCAGTTAGCAAGGGCAACACCGAATTGCGCACCTGGTTGAATAACGAGCTGGATGCTCTTGCTCCCGAAAAGTTCTTCCACAAGGCTTTTGAATCGACGTTGCGCCCGGTGTATGGCACTGCC containing:
- a CDS encoding transporter substrate-binding domain-containing protein, with protein sequence MNNNIVRNHRSRSFVLTTISALMMLLVACSPSITSTPLPQQGSPSSEVSPANSTNFRSLKEIQDSATIRIGIFSDKAPFGSVNSEGEYVGYDVEFGKRIGQDLGVDVEWVPVEAASRVEFLESGKVDIILANFTVTNERAEKVDFADPYMKVALGVATPQNNPLTVAKDIDKRNVVVVKGTTADTFLAKNYPNLKVTKFEQYTEVTNALADGRADAWVTDNTEALAWTGQTSDWVTSIDNFGEESYIAPAVSKGNTELRTWLNNELDALAPEKFFHKAFESTLRPVYGTAVDPDSLVVEGGER